A window from Opitutia bacterium ISCC 52 encodes these proteins:
- a CDS encoding substrate-binding domain-containing protein — MTLTRQLLRNDVLAELKSNIANKNWRNTLPSERQLTDQFQVSRGTLRYALRILQEEGIIASIPGSGYLIKKRIKQEFPQTEAVSIGILIGAQEENEEARSLTWIPALQHRVAKRGWNVFIHDSIPEISRSPATGLKKLIKSTNHKCWLLIRCSKNIQSQFRNQSIPAIICGSPFRGIDLPSIDLNYEAIGRHAAGLLASKGHQRIGYVRSRTVFPGDQECLASFKSTLLNSSAKPSLKIVRHAVEAHDYRATLEQVISGNNPITALFIDSPFQYLRIFTQALEMGIKIPSDLSLISRHECDFLHHLSPKPACYEFNPRKRAVKIHQILEERIQGDTLRNHRTLLIPEFRTGKSIKRTKT, encoded by the coding sequence ATGACCTTAACCAGGCAATTGCTCCGTAATGACGTTCTAGCAGAGCTAAAATCAAACATCGCCAATAAGAATTGGCGAAATACATTGCCGAGTGAACGTCAACTGACCGACCAATTCCAGGTGAGTCGAGGGACCCTTCGGTACGCTCTCAGAATACTGCAGGAGGAAGGCATCATTGCATCCATCCCGGGATCAGGCTACCTCATAAAGAAACGGATTAAGCAAGAATTCCCCCAAACCGAAGCCGTATCCATCGGTATCCTTATTGGAGCTCAGGAGGAGAACGAAGAAGCCAGAAGTCTGACCTGGATTCCCGCATTACAGCACCGCGTAGCCAAACGCGGCTGGAATGTGTTTATCCATGACAGCATCCCAGAAATCAGTCGTTCACCTGCCACTGGGTTAAAGAAACTGATCAAATCAACCAACCACAAATGCTGGCTACTAATCCGTTGCTCTAAGAACATACAAAGCCAATTCAGGAACCAGAGCATTCCAGCTATCATTTGCGGATCTCCTTTTAGAGGAATTGATCTTCCAAGCATTGATTTAAATTACGAAGCGATCGGACGACATGCAGCAGGCCTACTTGCATCCAAAGGTCATCAACGTATTGGATACGTGCGCAGCAGAACGGTGTTTCCCGGCGACCAGGAATGCTTGGCCAGTTTCAAATCCACGCTACTCAATAGCAGCGCGAAGCCTTCATTAAAAATCGTCCGTCATGCGGTCGAAGCTCATGATTACAGAGCGACCCTCGAACAAGTGATATCAGGAAACAATCCAATAACCGCCCTGTTCATTGATTCCCCCTTTCAGTATTTAAGAATCTTTACCCAGGCCCTTGAAATGGGAATTAAAATTCCCTCCGACCTATCCCTAATCAGTCGTCACGAATGTGATTTTCTCCATCACCTGAGCCCCAAGCCTGCTTGCTATGAATTCAATCCCAGAAAACGAGCGGTAAAGATCCATCAAATCCTGGAAGAGCGCATACAAGGGGATACCTTAAGAAATCATCGAACCTTATTGATTCCAGAATTCAGAACCGGAAAAAGCATCAAAAGAACTAAAACCTAA
- a CDS encoding aldolase: MRSSKVKQIWNDGGLALGTLVKSTDPVHTEALCQMGFDFLWYDLEHNDKSVETFANLCRAARVGDVDVLARPARWETMRMGRMLEAGAHGIMYPRCESAEEAREVVRWSKFAPLGERGFDGGSADNNFGAYPADDYTERANQENWLLIQIESPAALPHVREIAEVEGVDGIFFGPGDFSLLSGKPGQIKHDDVLQAAKQIADDTLAAGKIFGTLVFDAEHSQFMQDAGAKLIIHGADILYYKSAYTQLLEEYGRP; encoded by the coding sequence ATGCGATCAAGTAAGGTAAAACAAATCTGGAATGACGGGGGATTGGCTCTTGGAACTCTCGTAAAATCAACCGACCCGGTTCACACCGAAGCGCTATGCCAGATGGGCTTCGATTTCCTTTGGTACGACTTGGAACACAATGACAAGAGCGTCGAAACATTCGCAAACCTCTGTCGAGCCGCGAGGGTTGGCGATGTAGATGTCCTCGCACGTCCTGCACGCTGGGAAACCATGCGCATGGGTCGCATGCTTGAAGCAGGTGCCCATGGAATCATGTACCCTCGCTGCGAATCAGCCGAGGAAGCCAGAGAAGTTGTCCGCTGGTCCAAATTTGCTCCGCTAGGCGAACGTGGATTTGACGGTGGGAGTGCGGACAATAATTTCGGAGCGTATCCGGCAGACGATTACACTGAAAGAGCGAACCAGGAAAACTGGCTCCTTATCCAGATCGAATCACCAGCCGCCCTACCCCATGTCCGGGAAATCGCAGAAGTCGAAGGAGTCGATGGCATCTTTTTCGGACCTGGAGACTTCTCACTACTTTCCGGGAAGCCGGGCCAGATCAAACATGATGACGTTCTCCAAGCCGCCAAACAAATCGCTGATGACACACTGGCTGCTGGAAAAATATTTGGGACTCTGGTTTTTGATGCCGAGCACTCCCAATTCATGCAAGATGCCGGCGCGAAGTTGATCATTCACGGTGCAGATATTCTATACTATAAGAGTGCCTACACCCAGCTTTTGGAGGAATACGGAAGACCATAA
- a CDS encoding sulfatase, whose amino-acid sequence MHRSTYFFLALCSLLFALRADSARMNVLFIAIDDMNDWTTLFDKSNPIQTPNLERLAERGTFFARGYTNSPACNPSRASILSGVRPSSSGVYNNSSNWNKAMPDVTILPQHFKDNGYRTYASGKIFHHHGTAFYRYEAFDEYVEFPTKQPDRPMPASGNLNDIKQWTRQDGRKGSVSRNFDWGIYPPDEDFHIDNRTVNWAIDKIKNAEGPFFIATGIYRPHMPFYAPQAWFDQYPMDSFQPPIIKEDDLDDLPEPAIAMLRARSFMSTFAAEKARNPNIFDEAVRGYQAASSFADHNVGRLIDALDASGHADNTIIVLWSDHGFHVGEKENWEKFVLYEKATRIPYIIVAPGFKEGQVSLRPVSLIDLYPTLVELCGLPAPEHLEGDSLTPLLKNPNATKDPVIITYGQDNHAIRNDRYRYIRYAEGDEELYDTENDPHEWNNLANKTGSRKIMDELGKWIPEMNVGEIGSAKQ is encoded by the coding sequence ATGCATAGGAGTACATACTTTTTCCTCGCCCTTTGCTCTCTGCTCTTTGCTCTGCGAGCTGATTCAGCTCGCATGAACGTATTGTTCATCGCCATCGATGACATGAACGATTGGACAACGTTGTTTGATAAATCCAATCCCATCCAAACTCCTAATCTCGAACGACTGGCAGAACGCGGCACCTTCTTTGCGAGAGGCTACACAAACTCACCTGCCTGCAATCCTTCTCGTGCATCTATTCTAAGCGGTGTGCGTCCCTCTTCCAGTGGTGTCTACAACAACAGCAGTAACTGGAACAAGGCGATGCCGGATGTCACCATCCTGCCTCAACATTTTAAAGACAACGGATACAGAACCTACGCCTCGGGCAAGATTTTCCATCATCACGGCACGGCGTTCTATCGCTACGAAGCCTTTGATGAATATGTCGAATTCCCCACTAAACAACCTGATCGGCCCATGCCGGCCAGTGGCAATTTAAACGATATCAAACAATGGACTCGTCAGGACGGAAGAAAAGGATCTGTGAGTCGGAATTTTGACTGGGGGATCTACCCACCTGATGAAGATTTTCATATCGACAACCGAACGGTGAATTGGGCCATTGATAAAATCAAGAACGCGGAGGGGCCCTTCTTTATAGCCACCGGGATCTACCGCCCACACATGCCCTTCTATGCACCTCAGGCTTGGTTTGACCAATACCCCATGGATTCATTTCAACCACCAATCATCAAAGAAGACGATTTGGACGACTTACCCGAACCCGCGATCGCAATGTTGCGAGCCCGCAGTTTCATGAGTACGTTCGCCGCGGAAAAAGCCCGCAATCCAAACATCTTTGACGAGGCCGTTCGGGGTTATCAGGCGGCATCCAGTTTTGCGGATCATAATGTCGGTCGACTGATCGATGCCTTGGATGCCAGTGGACATGCTGACAATACCATCATCGTCCTATGGTCAGACCACGGCTTCCATGTAGGCGAAAAGGAAAATTGGGAGAAGTTCGTTCTTTACGAAAAGGCGACTCGCATCCCTTACATCATCGTCGCACCCGGGTTTAAGGAAGGCCAGGTCAGCCTTCGACCCGTATCACTCATTGACCTCTACCCCACCTTGGTGGAGCTGTGCGGCTTACCAGCACCAGAACACCTGGAAGGAGATAGCCTGACCCCGCTCCTAAAGAACCCAAATGCGACAAAAGATCCGGTCATCATCACTTACGGCCAGGATAACCATGCGATACGCAATGACCGATATCGGTATATTCGGTACGCCGAGGGAGATGAAGAATTGTATGATACTGAGAACGATCCTCATGAATGGAATAATCTGGCCAATAAAACTGGTAGCCGAAAAATTATGGATGAACTTGGCAAATGGATTCCAGAAATGAATGTCGGAGAAATCGGGAGTGCAAAACAATGA
- a CDS encoding sodium/solute symporter (Members of the Solute:Sodium Symporter (SSS), TC 2.A.21 as described in tcdb.org, catalyze solute:Na+ symport. Known solutes for members of the family include sugars, amino acids, nucleosides, inositols, vitamins, urea or anions, depending on the system.), with the protein MKRNLLIFVLLSLTSCFINASEFLDWEQLADLPPVGNQTDALGVAGPYVGVHNDALIVAGGANFPKPYWGEDKVWHDDIWVLERSGEWTKGGSLPLPLGYGASVSLPDGVVCMGGNDAAQTYTDVFILKWDPSSKSISQESLPSLPKRLAFSMAATIGNKVYVAGGTETNALSSALNNLWMLDMDNLATGWQVLPSWPGPARGLNLVTAQHNGREEQIFMFSGRLEKENGELEFLKDAYAYSPRSNEWKQLADSPACLMAGEAFPVGENHIFVVGGADGSLFHQADDLKDDHPGFPEKAWAYNALTDTWQEGGDIPQNHVTTQVAKWGDDYIIASGEIRPRVRTPNIWKVSTPFASSSFGTLNWITLIVYMCALILIGYYCARTTKTTDDFYVGGRSIPWWAAGMSIFGTTLSAITYLALPARVYGTSWSAILLNAGIIIVAPLIVYIYIPRLRQLNAVTAYQFLEDRFDLGLRLFGSASFIVFQLFRMGIVVFLPALALSAVTGFNLTLCIVLMGLIATVYTAFGGIKAVIWTDVIQVVVLIGGALLALGLIVTQLDGGFSALVSLGKESGKFEMPAIEWSWATDSFMVLILGAIFSNALVPYTSDQAVVQRYLTTSTEKEAQKAVWTNALLAIPASFIFSLMGIALFVFYKTNPDLLGPLQKNDQILPWFVANQMPAGLAGLVIAGVFAAAMSSLDSSMHSICTAVSNDFIKRFRDHWSDKDQLIFARKLVGFLGILGTVFALVLSSMDTGHIFDLLVSILGLIGSPLAGLFLLGLFIKRASHIHAWMGVSCSLLAILYSKYFTDLNGLLYGLVGIGVCVGIGFLTSLIIPQKQNA; encoded by the coding sequence ATGAAACGCAACTTACTCATCTTTGTCCTCCTTTCTCTAACATCGTGCTTCATAAACGCGTCAGAATTTCTCGATTGGGAGCAACTAGCTGACCTACCTCCCGTTGGTAACCAGACAGATGCACTGGGTGTAGCGGGTCCCTACGTGGGCGTTCATAACGACGCCCTCATCGTGGCCGGTGGAGCCAACTTTCCGAAGCCCTACTGGGGAGAAGACAAAGTATGGCACGATGATATCTGGGTACTGGAACGTTCAGGTGAATGGACCAAAGGTGGCAGTCTACCACTTCCACTCGGTTACGGCGCGTCTGTTTCCCTGCCTGATGGCGTGGTTTGCATGGGCGGCAACGACGCGGCTCAAACCTACACAGACGTTTTCATTCTCAAATGGGACCCATCCAGTAAATCTATCAGCCAGGAGTCCCTCCCCAGCCTACCCAAGAGACTCGCCTTTTCCATGGCGGCTACCATCGGCAATAAAGTCTACGTAGCGGGTGGCACCGAAACAAACGCCCTATCGTCCGCTCTTAACAATCTCTGGATGCTCGACATGGACAATCTTGCCACAGGCTGGCAAGTGCTTCCCTCATGGCCAGGTCCCGCCCGTGGACTCAACCTCGTCACTGCCCAACACAATGGGAGAGAAGAACAAATCTTCATGTTTAGCGGTCGCCTGGAGAAAGAAAATGGAGAACTCGAATTCCTCAAAGACGCCTACGCCTATAGCCCCAGAAGCAATGAGTGGAAGCAGTTGGCCGACTCCCCTGCCTGCCTCATGGCTGGCGAAGCCTTTCCCGTTGGAGAAAATCATATTTTCGTAGTCGGTGGGGCCGACGGCTCACTCTTTCATCAAGCCGACGACTTAAAAGACGATCATCCCGGTTTTCCCGAAAAAGCATGGGCTTACAACGCCCTTACGGATACATGGCAAGAGGGCGGTGACATTCCTCAGAATCACGTCACCACCCAGGTAGCCAAATGGGGAGATGATTACATCATTGCCTCGGGAGAAATTCGCCCTCGTGTTCGAACGCCAAATATATGGAAAGTCTCAACTCCATTTGCCTCTTCTTCTTTCGGTACTCTAAACTGGATAACCCTCATAGTCTACATGTGCGCTTTGATCCTAATCGGTTATTATTGCGCAAGAACGACTAAAACAACGGACGACTTCTATGTGGGCGGACGGTCCATCCCCTGGTGGGCAGCTGGTATGAGTATTTTCGGTACAACCCTTAGTGCCATTACCTACCTCGCCCTTCCAGCCAGAGTCTATGGTACAAGTTGGTCCGCCATCTTGCTAAATGCCGGCATCATCATAGTCGCTCCACTGATCGTATACATTTACATACCTCGTTTAAGACAACTCAACGCCGTTACGGCGTATCAATTCCTTGAAGATCGTTTTGATCTGGGCCTTCGATTGTTTGGAAGCGCTTCGTTCATCGTTTTTCAACTGTTTCGCATGGGCATTGTGGTGTTTCTTCCAGCGCTCGCGCTTTCAGCGGTTACTGGATTCAACCTCACCCTCTGCATCGTCTTGATGGGGTTGATCGCCACCGTCTACACTGCCTTCGGTGGCATCAAGGCCGTCATCTGGACCGACGTGATTCAGGTGGTAGTTCTAATCGGCGGCGCCCTGCTCGCACTGGGGTTAATCGTCACTCAGTTAGACGGTGGCTTTTCGGCTCTGGTATCTTTAGGAAAAGAATCCGGAAAGTTTGAGATGCCGGCGATTGAATGGTCCTGGGCTACAGACTCATTCATGGTATTAATTCTGGGAGCCATCTTCTCAAATGCCTTAGTCCCCTACACGTCCGATCAGGCAGTCGTTCAACGCTACCTGACCACGAGCACCGAAAAGGAAGCGCAAAAAGCGGTTTGGACCAATGCGCTACTGGCTATTCCAGCTTCATTCATTTTCTCACTCATGGGGATCGCACTGTTCGTCTTTTATAAAACCAATCCTGATTTACTCGGTCCTCTGCAAAAGAACGATCAAATCCTGCCTTGGTTTGTCGCAAACCAAATGCCAGCAGGATTAGCCGGGCTTGTCATAGCAGGAGTATTTGCCGCGGCCATGTCCAGCCTGGATAGCAGTATGCACTCTATCTGCACTGCCGTCTCCAACGATTTTATCAAACGATTCCGCGACCATTGGAGCGACAAAGACCAACTGATATTTGCCCGCAAACTCGTAGGCTTCCTTGGAATCCTCGGAACTGTATTTGCCCTTGTGCTCTCCTCAATGGACACCGGACATATATTCGATTTATTAGTAAGTATCCTGGGCCTCATCGGCAGTCCTTTAGCAGGATTATTTCTACTCGGACTCTTCATAAAACGAGCCAGCCACATCCATGCCTGGATGGGTGTATCCTGCAGTTTATTAGCCATCCTCTACAGCAAATACTTCACTGATCTCAATGGACTCTTATACGGATTGGTCGGTATTGGTGTATGTGTTGGAATAGGATTCCTAACTTCCTTAATCATTCCTCAGAAACAAAATGCATAG
- a CDS encoding FAD-dependent oxidoreductase, whose protein sequence is MGLLYFLGSDPVVPQKLKEQVRSFGLCKDEFTDNGGWPYQLYIREARHMVSDLVLTEHHCKGAVVDDKPVAMASYGIDIHEIQRIACQDLVFREGKSPASVRVKPYGIGYDAIVPKTSECTNLLVTFAVSASHVAFGSVRIEPTFMMLSHSAATAACQMIDHHSTIQEVDYARLRQKILEDGQILSLPAPE, encoded by the coding sequence ATGGGCCTTCTCTACTTCCTGGGCAGCGATCCGGTGGTTCCGCAAAAGCTAAAGGAACAAGTTCGCTCCTTCGGACTTTGCAAAGACGAGTTTACCGACAATGGTGGTTGGCCTTACCAATTGTATATACGAGAAGCACGCCACATGGTCTCCGACTTAGTATTAACAGAACATCACTGCAAAGGAGCGGTCGTTGATGACAAACCTGTAGCCATGGCTTCCTACGGTATCGACATTCACGAGATTCAAAGAATCGCCTGCCAAGACCTGGTATTTCGAGAAGGCAAGAGCCCGGCCAGCGTTCGGGTCAAACCCTACGGCATTGGCTACGATGCGATTGTTCCGAAAACGAGTGAGTGCACCAATCTTCTTGTTACCTTTGCCGTCTCCGCCAGCCATGTCGCTTTTGGCTCCGTCCGTATAGAACCCACCTTCATGATGTTGTCCCACTCCGCAGCTACTGCGGCTTGTCAGATGATCGATCATCACTCTACTATCCAAGAAGTAGACTACGCTCGGCTGCGCCAAAAGATACTCGAGGACGGCCAAATACTTTCACTACCTGCTCCAGAGTAG
- a CDS encoding FAD-dependent oxidoreductase, whose translation MGKSVVLLEPYQHVGGMTSSGLSVLDVGNPATIGGIAREYFLKLAARYGKDLKFDNYFAHTGGDLVIEPSGAEKLFMEYIEDSNITLRFDKRIRSAQMDGTRILSITMTDGSYYQAKVFIDATYEGDLMAVAGVSYTTTREANAVYNETGNGFSLKKYNPSIYWGVPGKNGRRADRKGIWDRDIPISPYIDPTDKNSGLLPTIKPYNGEKNGEEAEGVQAYCFRLCMTDNPNNRIPITKPDNYDPWNYEIQRRFIQACLLQGDDMHIRWFTKLDPLVNDKWDFNTATFGSNIPGLSWDWPDADWDQRQELYD comes from the coding sequence ATGGGAAAATCCGTTGTTCTGCTGGAACCCTACCAGCACGTAGGTGGCATGACTTCGAGTGGCCTGAGTGTCCTCGACGTCGGAAACCCCGCTACCATCGGTGGCATTGCCCGCGAATACTTCTTAAAACTCGCTGCACGCTACGGTAAAGATCTCAAGTTCGATAATTACTTCGCCCATACCGGCGGCGACCTTGTCATTGAACCCAGTGGAGCGGAAAAACTGTTCATGGAGTATATTGAGGACAGTAACATTACTCTTCGCTTTGATAAACGAATCAGGTCCGCCCAAATGGACGGCACCAGGATACTCTCCATAACCATGACTGACGGCTCCTACTACCAAGCCAAGGTATTCATCGATGCCACCTATGAAGGCGACCTGATGGCGGTAGCAGGAGTGAGTTATACGACCACTCGAGAAGCCAATGCGGTCTACAATGAGACGGGAAATGGATTTAGTCTGAAAAAATACAATCCCTCCATCTACTGGGGAGTGCCCGGAAAGAACGGCCGAAGAGCCGACCGAAAAGGTATCTGGGACCGCGATATCCCGATTTCACCTTACATCGATCCCACGGACAAAAACAGCGGATTGCTTCCAACCATAAAGCCCTACAACGGAGAAAAGAATGGAGAAGAAGCAGAAGGCGTTCAGGCCTATTGTTTCCGCCTTTGCATGACGGATAATCCCAACAACCGCATCCCTATCACCAAACCAGACAACTACGATCCCTGGAATTACGAGATACAACGTCGTTTCATCCAGGCCTGTCTCCTACAAGGAGACGACATGCACATACGCTGGTTCACCAAGCTCGATCCCTTGGTGAATGATAAATGGGATTTTAATACAGCCACCTTTGGATCAAATATCCCAGGGCTGAGCTGGGACTGGCCCGATGCCGATTGGGATCAGAGACAGGAGCTTTACGACTAG
- a CDS encoding sulfatase: MTFQIKALLLFALSALLSALNAQRPNVLLIVSEDNGQELSSYGEPYVRTPNLDKLASEGVLFKNAYVAQAGCSQSRASFLTGLYPHQNGQIGLATWKFRMYDENTPNLSRSFKEAGYRTGIIGKLHVNPESAFRWDFEAISKSNFNRDDLPGYEREAKTFINAGDAPFFLSINYPDAHRPFIPQVDGIPSKPLTGEDVTPLDYFGLDNKQLRQNTADHYNCMMRLDTLIGDLLQVLEKSGKAEDTLVVYIGDHGADMLRGKRTSYEGGTRIPFIVRWPGQTKTNLISTELVSLIDLAPTVLEATGTAPIPNLPGRSLIPLLKGEHTEWRTHLFTEFHIHSAHNYYPQRTIQNDRYKLILNLMPGITNPGYQFTNNRFFDSLMDTINLAPEPIRSAYYQMEKPAKLQLYDLKNDPHEFNNLANDPKHSRILADLQARLQQWREETNDPMLNYNNVLRLKAEVDACFVDGQPDKSKLTLTYTDYFFE, encoded by the coding sequence ATGACTTTCCAAATAAAAGCTCTTCTTCTCTTCGCTCTCAGTGCTTTGCTCTCTGCTTTGAACGCACAGCGCCCAAACGTCCTACTCATCGTCTCGGAAGACAACGGCCAGGAACTGAGTAGCTATGGCGAACCTTATGTACGAACTCCGAACCTGGATAAGTTGGCCAGTGAAGGCGTCCTGTTCAAAAACGCCTACGTAGCACAAGCCGGATGTAGTCAGTCGCGGGCCTCTTTTCTCACCGGACTCTATCCTCATCAGAACGGGCAAATCGGATTAGCCACCTGGAAATTCCGCATGTATGATGAGAACACACCGAACTTGTCCCGCAGTTTTAAAGAAGCCGGCTATCGAACGGGAATCATTGGTAAGCTCCACGTCAATCCAGAGTCAGCCTTCCGCTGGGATTTTGAGGCCATCAGCAAGTCGAATTTCAACCGGGATGACCTGCCTGGATACGAGAGAGAAGCGAAGACCTTTATAAATGCTGGCGATGCACCGTTCTTCCTGAGTATCAATTACCCGGACGCACACCGGCCATTTATACCTCAGGTGGACGGCATTCCAAGCAAACCGTTGACCGGTGAGGACGTAACACCTCTGGACTATTTCGGTCTCGATAATAAACAGCTTCGCCAAAACACGGCGGATCATTACAACTGTATGATGCGTTTGGATACGCTTATTGGCGATCTCCTTCAGGTTCTGGAGAAAAGCGGGAAAGCCGAAGATACCCTAGTGGTGTATATCGGAGATCACGGCGCAGACATGCTGCGCGGCAAACGCACCTCCTATGAAGGCGGGACACGCATTCCCTTCATCGTTCGCTGGCCGGGACAAACGAAAACCAACCTTATATCAACCGAACTGGTTTCTCTCATCGATCTGGCTCCCACCGTCCTTGAAGCCACAGGAACAGCTCCCATCCCCAATCTCCCCGGTCGCTCGTTGATTCCCCTTCTCAAAGGGGAACACACGGAATGGCGCACTCACCTGTTTACCGAATTCCATATTCACTCGGCTCACAATTACTACCCCCAACGAACCATTCAGAACGATCGTTACAAACTCATTTTAAATTTAATGCCTGGAATCACGAATCCGGGTTACCAATTTACCAACAATCGTTTCTTCGATAGTTTAATGGATACAATAAACCTGGCTCCGGAACCGATTCGATCCGCTTACTACCAGATGGAAAAGCCGGCCAAGCTTCAGCTCTACGACTTGAAAAACGATCCGCACGAATTTAACAACCTCGCCAACGACCCAAAGCATAGTCGCATCCTGGCGGACCTACAGGCTCGTCTACAACAATGGCGTGAAGAAACAAACGATCCGATGCTCAATTACAACAACGTCCTGCGTCTCAAAGCCGAAGTCGACGCCTGTTTCGTAGACGGGCAGCCTGATAAATCGAAACTGACTTTAACTTACACCGATTATTTTTTTGAATAG
- a CDS encoding sulfatase — MNTARIAFLIFTFSFPFLAYGTEQAPKNVLMISVDDMRDWTNFLGGYEGEVFTPHMDRLAERGINFTNAHCPSPVCNPSRNAVMTGLMPSTTGIYNNGQWLRANYPDKATLPRYFMNQGYQVVGTGKSFHHTAGNNPPDQWHAYHRFSWVDFPWTRSNKLAYPWTKWMPPPEGYPFSKVEYLRGKEERDWGILPKKEEDYDDVVVVDYAVDFLNQYEGEKPFFLSVGTFHPHLPWYIPKRFNDLYAGSEIHLPEAPENDLDDLPPIPQNWAERRRDEMDAAKEAGEWEEAVRCYLASISFADAQIGRVIGALAESPHADNTIIILWSDHGWHLGEKNHWHKSTLWEEATRVPFIIATPGMKQAGQSSSRPVNLVSIYPTLVGLLDLESDIDFDGPDLAPLLDNPNAAWPHASLIDFGYGNTAVRDEHWRYIRYNDGTEELYDHQTDPNEWKNLAADQAYQSIKGELAKHLPTFYAEDVPSKDGFIFDPDNWTFTNKKTGRVIHGNKK; from the coding sequence ATGAATACCGCACGAATTGCATTCCTGATCTTCACTTTTAGCTTTCCGTTCTTGGCGTATGGAACTGAACAAGCCCCAAAGAACGTCCTCATGATCTCCGTCGACGATATGAGGGACTGGACCAATTTTCTTGGAGGCTATGAAGGCGAGGTCTTCACACCGCATATGGATAGACTAGCCGAGCGGGGCATTAATTTTACCAACGCCCACTGCCCGTCTCCCGTATGTAATCCGAGCCGGAATGCGGTTATGACAGGGCTTATGCCTTCGACGACCGGAATTTATAACAACGGCCAGTGGTTGCGCGCTAACTACCCCGACAAAGCGACCTTACCGAGGTATTTTATGAATCAGGGATATCAGGTCGTAGGGACGGGAAAAAGCTTTCACCACACCGCAGGAAACAATCCTCCGGATCAATGGCATGCCTACCATCGGTTTTCCTGGGTGGACTTTCCCTGGACCCGGTCGAACAAGCTGGCTTACCCGTGGACAAAATGGATGCCACCACCCGAAGGCTATCCTTTTAGTAAAGTGGAGTATCTCCGGGGAAAGGAAGAGCGGGACTGGGGTATTTTACCAAAAAAGGAAGAAGACTATGACGATGTAGTCGTAGTCGACTATGCCGTAGATTTCCTGAACCAGTACGAAGGCGAAAAGCCATTTTTTCTCTCAGTCGGGACTTTTCATCCCCACCTACCATGGTATATTCCGAAACGCTTTAACGATCTCTATGCAGGCTCGGAAATCCACTTGCCCGAAGCCCCGGAAAATGACCTGGATGACCTACCACCTATCCCGCAAAATTGGGCAGAACGACGGCGCGACGAAATGGATGCTGCCAAGGAAGCTGGCGAATGGGAAGAAGCTGTTCGATGCTACTTAGCGAGTATCTCGTTTGCGGATGCCCAAATCGGTCGGGTAATTGGGGCTCTCGCCGAATCTCCTCACGCCGACAACACGATAATTATTCTCTGGTCAGACCACGGCTGGCATCTGGGAGAAAAGAATCATTGGCATAAATCAACCCTGTGGGAAGAAGCCACTCGCGTGCCCTTCATTATAGCAACTCCCGGAATGAAACAGGCCGGTCAGAGCTCGAGTCGCCCTGTAAACCTCGTATCCATTTATCCAACACTTGTCGGATTACTCGACCTGGAAAGCGACATTGATTTTGACGGACCCGACCTGGCTCCCCTACTGGACAATCCAAACGCTGCCTGGCCGCACGCCAGCCTCATTGACTTCGGCTACGGCAACACGGCAGTTCGAGACGAGCACTGGCGCTACATTCGTTATAACGACGGCACGGAGGAATTGTACGACCACCAGACTGACCCAAACGAATGGAAGAATCTGGCTGCCGATCAGGCGTATCAATCAATCAAGGGCGAACTGGCAAAACACTTGCCAACATTTTATGCAGAGGATGTTCCCAGCAAGGATGGCTTTATCTTCGATCCCGATAATTGGACATTCACCAACAAGAAAACCGGGCGGGTTATCCACGGAAACAAAAAATGA